The following proteins are encoded in a genomic region of uncultured Ilyobacter sp.:
- the mglC gene encoding galactose/methyl galactoside ABC transporter permease MglC — translation MTSENIKRWMMDRGIYVVLILLLAIIITKEPTFLSIRNFKNILTQSSVRIIIALGVAGLIVTQGTDLSAGRQVGLTAVVSATLLQATTNVNKVFPNLGDIPIPIVILVVVAIGAVMGIINGIIIAKLHVTPFIATLGTMIIVYGANSLYYDFVGASPVAGFDERYSNFAQGSLYIGSFEIPFLIIYAVIATGFMWVLWNKTRFGKNIFAIGGNPEAATVSGVNVTINLIKVYALSGMFYAFAGLLEAGRIGSATNNLGNMYELDAIAACVVGGVSFSGGVGSVPGVVTGVIIFTVINYGLTYIGVSPYWQFIIKGLIIIIAVALDTLKYLKKK, via the coding sequence ATAACATCAGAAAATATAAAAAGGTGGATGATGGACAGAGGGATCTATGTAGTTTTGATACTTCTTCTTGCTATTATAATTACAAAAGAACCTACATTTTTGAGTATAAGAAACTTTAAGAATATCCTGACTCAGTCATCTGTTCGTATAATTATTGCATTAGGAGTAGCTGGTCTGATAGTAACACAGGGAACAGACCTTTCTGCAGGAAGACAGGTCGGACTTACTGCGGTGGTTTCGGCGACCTTACTTCAGGCCACAACAAATGTAAATAAAGTATTTCCCAATCTTGGAGATATACCTATTCCAATAGTTATACTGGTGGTTGTTGCAATTGGAGCAGTTATGGGTATCATAAACGGAATAATAATAGCCAAACTTCATGTAACACCATTTATTGCAACTCTGGGTACTATGATTATAGTTTACGGTGCCAATTCGCTGTACTATGATTTTGTAGGTGCTTCACCTGTAGCCGGTTTTGATGAAAGATATTCTAATTTTGCTCAGGGATCTCTGTATATAGGTAGTTTTGAAATTCCTTTCCTTATAATATATGCGGTAATTGCCACAGGATTTATGTGGGTGCTTTGGAATAAGACTAGGTTTGGAAAGAACATCTTTGCCATAGGTGGAAATCCTGAGGCAGCAACTGTATCAGGGGTAAATGTAACTATAAATCTTATAAAAGTATACGCCTTATCTGGAATGTTTTATGCATTTGCAGGTCTTCTTGAGGCGGGACGTATAGGAAGTGCCACAAACAATCTGGGAAACATGTATGAGCTAGATGCCATAGCAGCCTGCGTAGTAGGGGGAGTTTCTTTCAGTGGTGGAGTGGGATCTGTCCCTGGAGTTGTTACAGGAGTTATTATTTTTACTGTAATCAACTATGGATTGACATATATAGGTGTAAGCCCTTATTGGCAGTTTATAATAAAGGGTTTAATTATCATAATAGCAGTAGCACTAGATACACTGAAATACTTAAAGAAAAAATAA
- a CDS encoding cation transporter, translating to MKRIKIEGMMCDHCVNAVSKALKGIEGISEVNVRLEDKEAVVQGKASEEILKETIEKEGYTVLSIEDIEESGDDKKSGIFSKFFKKK from the coding sequence ATGAAGAGAATAAAAATAGAGGGAATGATGTGCGATCACTGTGTAAATGCTGTTAGCAAGGCTTTGAAGGGTATAGAGGGTATAAGTGAGGTAAATGTTAGATTAGAAGATAAAGAAGCTGTGGTACAAGGCAAGGCATCTGAAGAAATCCTGAAAGAAACAATAGAAAAAGAGGGATATACGGTGTTATCTATAGAAGATATAGAGGAGTCTGGAGATGATAAAAAATCTGGGATTTTTTCAAAGTTTTTTAAGAAAAAATAA
- a CDS encoding mechanosensitive ion channel: MSDFKSMFQFTLSSQLLSIVGVILIVVVGLMIASFIAKKIGGLISKSKFIQGKISEDRKEQSQVFFNILVKAIYYLIVIFIIVAAAEKLGLGKFTEPLTGFLNSIFLYMPNILGGVFLLVITLIFAKLGKFFTVKIFDKVELDKKLKVGEGTSVTKILGDVVYLIIFLIFLPGVLSALKLDGILEPVTNMLSKLLEQLPNILAAGIFLVIGWFIAYKIRDILTGILESFNLDERLKIDGKKVFEGNLSKIIANIVYILILIPVITASLGYIGLQHITEPVVLMIEVIFSYLPRIAGVVIILLVATFFAKLIEGIITSLLKGLHFDSHLEKTGLNAKEDTYSKLVGKAVKIAIIYLAVIQSIDILEFTVLKDLSSSLTVLLGKIFLGLLIIAIGVYIAGFASDIVKKSEIKSKDCLAALSKASIIIFVGAMGLRQMGIANEIINMAFGFTIGAISIALAIAFGIGGRDLAAKKLEKLDEKLNEKDEQQQ, translated from the coding sequence ATGTCTGATTTCAAAAGTATGTTCCAGTTTACTTTATCAAGTCAGTTACTTTCAATTGTTGGAGTAATTCTGATAGTTGTGGTCGGTCTCATGATCGCCTCATTTATTGCCAAAAAAATTGGAGGACTGATCAGTAAATCAAAATTTATACAGGGAAAAATTTCTGAAGACAGAAAGGAACAGTCCCAGGTCTTCTTTAATATCCTTGTCAAGGCCATCTACTATCTAATTGTCATTTTCATAATAGTCGCCGCAGCAGAGAAGCTCGGATTAGGTAAATTTACAGAACCTCTCACAGGTTTCCTAAATTCTATCTTCTTGTACATGCCTAATATCTTAGGTGGTGTCTTCCTGCTAGTTATTACCCTTATCTTTGCAAAATTAGGTAAATTCTTTACTGTAAAAATCTTTGATAAGGTAGAGTTGGACAAAAAACTAAAAGTAGGAGAAGGAACTTCTGTAACAAAAATTCTAGGTGACGTTGTATACCTCATTATCTTTTTGATATTTTTACCAGGTGTCCTTTCAGCCCTTAAGTTAGACGGAATCTTAGAGCCTGTAACAAATATGTTGAGCAAGCTCCTTGAGCAACTTCCGAATATACTTGCAGCAGGAATATTCCTAGTAATTGGTTGGTTTATCGCATACAAGATAAGGGATATCCTCACTGGAATTTTAGAATCTTTCAATTTAGATGAGAGATTAAAAATTGACGGTAAAAAAGTATTTGAAGGGAACTTAAGTAAAATTATAGCAAATATAGTGTATATTCTAATCTTAATCCCTGTTATAACAGCCTCACTGGGATACATTGGTTTACAGCACATAACAGAACCTGTAGTATTGATGATAGAAGTTATATTCAGCTATCTTCCTAGAATTGCCGGAGTTGTAATCATTCTTCTTGTGGCTACTTTCTTTGCAAAACTCATAGAGGGTATAATTACTAGCCTTTTAAAAGGACTTCATTTTGATTCACACTTAGAAAAAACAGGTCTTAACGCCAAAGAAGATACCTATTCAAAACTTGTGGGTAAAGCTGTGAAGATAGCCATCATCTACCTTGCAGTAATACAGTCTATCGACATACTTGAATTCACAGTACTAAAAGACCTCAGCAGCAGCCTTACTGTACTTTTAGGAAAAATATTCCTTGGATTATTAATAATTGCTATAGGTGTATATATCGCAGGCTTTGCCTCTGATATCGTAAAAAAATCAGAGATAAAGAGCAAAGATTGTCTCGCAGCTCTTTCAAAGGCATCCATTATTATCTTTGTAGGAGCTATGGGTCTAAGACAGATGGGAATAGCAAATGAGATCATAAACATGGCCTTTGGTTTCACTATAGGTGCAATCTCAATCGCTCTAGCCATCGCCTTTGGTATAGGGGGTAGAGATCTAGCAGCTAAAAAGCTCGAGAAATTAGATGAAAAATTGAACGAAAAAGATGAGCAGCAACAATAA
- a CDS encoding HAD family hydrolase codes for MTAAFFDIDGTIYRNSLLIEHFKKLIKYELLNIQMYEDRVKNSFKQWDERTGDYDKYLMGLADTYVEAIKGISLKYNDFVSDQVMDLKGNRVYTYTRNMIKFHKEKGHKVIFISGSPDFLVSRMAEKWDADDYCGTKYYAEDGKFSGEISPMWDSENKIKAIDHFREKYDLDLDQCFAYGDTKGDLSMLKIVGNPRAVNPSKELFKEIRSDESLKEKTQIIIERKDIVYRVSAEVEIL; via the coding sequence ATGACAGCGGCATTTTTTGATATCGATGGTACCATATACAGAAATTCTCTCCTTATTGAGCATTTTAAGAAACTCATAAAATATGAACTCTTGAATATTCAGATGTATGAGGACAGGGTAAAAAACAGTTTTAAACAGTGGGACGAGAGAACCGGAGACTATGACAAGTATCTCATGGGACTTGCAGATACCTATGTAGAGGCAATAAAGGGGATATCCCTGAAATATAATGATTTTGTGTCAGATCAGGTTATGGACCTAAAGGGAAACAGGGTATATACCTACACGAGAAATATGATCAAGTTCCACAAGGAAAAAGGGCACAAGGTTATATTCATATCTGGAAGCCCAGACTTTCTTGTATCTAGAATGGCAGAAAAATGGGATGCCGATGACTACTGCGGTACAAAATATTATGCTGAAGACGGCAAATTTTCAGGAGAGATATCTCCTATGTGGGATTCTGAAAACAAGATAAAGGCCATAGATCATTTTAGGGAAAAATATGATCTGGATTTAGACCAGTGCTTTGCCTATGGTGATACAAAAGGAGACCTCAGCATGCTGAAAATAGTTGGGAATCCTAGGGCTGTAAATCCATCTAAGGAATTATTCAAAGAGATCAGATCAGATGAAAGTCTAAAGGAAAAAACCCAGATAATTATAGAAAGAAAAGACATAGTCTATAGGGTATCTGCAGAGGTGGAGATTTTGTAA
- a CDS encoding peptidylprolyl isomerase, whose protein sequence is MKIEESKVVVLDFILTDEDGNILEDTKEVGPFAYIQGIGDFIPKIEEILEGKTEGFQSKIIVSPEEGYGEYDEELISEMSKEDFSEFDDIYEGLDFQAETDEGLLEFVIKSIEDDVILVDGNHPFAGKNLTFDLKVTEVRDASEEELEHGHVHY, encoded by the coding sequence ATGAAAATAGAAGAGAGCAAAGTTGTAGTTTTGGATTTTATTCTTACAGATGAAGATGGAAATATACTAGAAGATACAAAAGAAGTCGGACCCTTTGCATATATTCAGGGAATAGGAGATTTTATTCCAAAGATAGAGGAGATTTTAGAGGGAAAAACGGAAGGATTCCAATCTAAAATAATAGTTTCTCCTGAAGAGGGATATGGAGAATATGATGAAGAACTTATCTCTGAAATGTCAAAGGAAGATTTTTCAGAATTTGACGATATTTACGAAGGCCTAGATTTTCAGGCTGAGACAGATGAAGGACTTTTAGAATTCGTCATAAAATCCATCGAAGATGATGTTATTCTAGTTGACGGAAACCACCCTTTTGCAGGTAAAAATCTTACTTTTGACCTCAAAGTAACTGAGGTAAGAGATGCTTCAGAAGAAGAATTAGAGCACGGTCACGTTCACTACTAA
- a CDS encoding ROK family transcriptional regulator: MDKNSLVALEIIRKHKHASRRDLTREMGLTPAAITKITKKLIEKGYLKEVGRGKTTGGRPPIILELNSHKGYIIGMYYAPSDVSLILMNLHSEVVYSSKIHLTKKSKEAILKESFELVEKAIEHCEGVKILGIGVALNGLVDYENGISIFSPHYKWRDFPIKEEMEKRFKIPTVVDNDVRMMALAEREYGGAKDCDNFIMLNVGDGIGAGIVINGEVFRGSTFSAGEIGHIKVNEKGENFCSCGKKGCLEAEISTKSIMDKIKRELSEDREKSILSEKIESGIVFGDVCESAMRGDFYCLELLRYIGNTLAKGLSNVINVINPKLFIINGEINKCSEIVFPIIKLGIQKYSMYTSAKDVEFKSSYFDDGGASLGAAAMVFRNVFTYN; encoded by the coding sequence ATGGATAAAAATTCTTTGGTGGCCCTAGAGATAATTAGAAAGCACAAGCATGCTTCGAGAAGAGACCTCACTAGGGAAATGGGACTTACACCGGCGGCAATAACCAAGATAACAAAGAAACTGATAGAAAAGGGATATCTCAAAGAAGTTGGGAGAGGAAAGACAACGGGAGGACGTCCCCCTATAATTTTGGAGCTAAACTCTCACAAGGGATACATAATAGGCATGTATTACGCTCCTTCAGACGTATCACTGATACTAATGAATCTTCATTCTGAAGTAGTCTATAGCAGTAAAATTCATTTAACTAAAAAATCCAAGGAGGCTATACTCAAAGAGAGTTTTGAGCTGGTGGAAAAAGCAATTGAGCATTGTGAAGGTGTGAAAATACTGGGTATAGGGGTTGCCTTAAATGGACTGGTCGATTATGAAAACGGAATATCTATATTTTCTCCCCACTATAAATGGCGGGATTTTCCAATAAAGGAAGAGATGGAAAAAAGATTTAAAATACCCACTGTAGTAGATAATGATGTGAGAATGATGGCCTTAGCAGAGAGGGAATACGGTGGAGCCAAAGACTGTGATAATTTTATAATGTTAAATGTTGGAGACGGTATAGGTGCCGGGATAGTAATAAACGGAGAAGTTTTCAGAGGTTCTACTTTTTCTGCTGGTGAGATAGGACATATAAAAGTCAATGAGAAGGGGGAAAACTTTTGTTCCTGCGGTAAAAAAGGCTGTCTTGAGGCTGAGATATCAACTAAAAGCATTATGGATAAAATCAAAAGAGAACTCAGCGAAGACAGGGAGAAAAGTATTTTAAGTGAGAAAATAGAGTCAGGAATTGTCTTTGGAGATGTATGTGAATCTGCAATGAGGGGGGATTTCTATTGTCTAGAGCTCCTGAGATATATAGGAAACACCCTTGCTAAGGGACTTTCCAATGTAATAAATGTGATAAATCCCAAATTATTTATTATAAACGGGGAGATAAATAAATGTAGCGAGATAGTTTTTCCCATAATAAAATTGGGGATACAAAAGTATAGCATGTATACCTCAGCCAAGGATGTGGAGTTTAAATCTAGTTATTTTGATGATGGCGGGGCCTCTTTAGGGGCAGCCGCAATGGTTTTTAGAAATGTTTTCACATATAATTAA